In the genome of Pelmatolapia mariae isolate MD_Pm_ZW linkage group LG4, Pm_UMD_F_2, whole genome shotgun sequence, the window CTAGTGTGGATTTTAGACTTCCTGTAACCTATTCAGTACAGAATGAGGCTTCTGTTAGACATAATAGTGACATCCCTCAATACTTTAACACGTTAGTCATCATTTGGATTCAATAAGGCCCATATCTTACATATATCCCACTTAGAACTagtgtatatttttttccttatagagatttaatggttaaaatttaaaaaattataattacAGACACATTTGATGCCATTTTACTCATTTAACTTGAGCCAACTTTTGTTAAAACTATTGCAATGAACAGACATGTCTTACCTTATTGCCAGTgctttcctcttcctcctcttcttcctcttcctcctctactTCCTCCTCATCCACATCCTCCTCGtcatcatcttcttcctcaTCGTCGTCTTCGTCTTCctcgtcatcatcatcttctgGCTCGCCCTCATCATCACTGaagaagatttatttatttattttttttaaaagcacagcTCTGTAGTGAGGACTTTGCAAAAAGACTTCATTACCTAAAGCTGCGTCCACAGTGGATGCGATTTGCGCGTTTCACATCACTTGATAAACTGATATTTGACATCTGACATGTGATGTATTTACTACCGGGTCATTCAATGGTATCCTGAGTTGGCAGccgtttcaatcactcgcctgGGATTTGAGAAAAGTTTATCTCGGGTACTGTCCACTTCATGCTGGTTAGTATTTGAGTAGAGTATTTAAGAGAAGCCTGGCAGGAGGATCTCAGTATAAAGATTATAGACGGCAGATGTCAGAAGGCTCAAGAGCATCTACGGACCTCGTCGGCATGTGCCAGATAAAGGCCTATTACAATTCAAGGTTCTACACAGGCTACATTTATCAAAACGCAAACTGTCTTCCTTCCTAAAACGATTCCTTCTGTTATTGCATCCTGTGATCGAAGCGAACAAATACCGGCTTCTCTAGCTCAAAAATCCTGAACCTGTCCACACATCCGAGGAATTTGCACTAAGACATTTCAGGCCTTGTCAGAAGTTTTGCTAAAGCAAATTGCTCGGGGCCCAAACCAGACATTATTTTGGGTGAAAGCAGCAACCCTAGAATTGTCAAATAATCAATACATGTTAATCGGATTTGCGCTCTTATTGGCACGAAAACTTATTCTGTTGAACTGGAAGCAAACGAAGCCACCAACTCTTCAAAAGCGGGACTTATTCCATGTAATTTGGCAACTCTTTGACTACTTTAACAAATCCAAGGCATGAAAAATGTATCTGTAGTATTTTTTCTTTGAGATACTTTTTTAAGTTGCTGTAAGTTCATATGAAGAACCTCAAAAAGAGAGTTGTGGGGGGAAAAGGGTCTGAATGTCACTTTCTGTGGTCCGTGGTTGCCACACTGCTATGAATCACAACCACTGTGGATGCAGCTCAAGCAGACAGGAGTCAGACTAAGCTGTGATTTACCTGAGTGATCCAAGTAGCTCGCTCATGTTCATGGCTTCCATGGCGACTTTCAAAGCTCTGCAACCATCCTCTCCGATGCAGTTACCTGAAAACCAGAGATCCTTTTACACAAGCCGTGAAGCCAAATGCAGCCAAAACAACATTCCTCCATAATGtctcaaatacaaacaaacaaaagaagcatCATGACTGACACCGACTGCATTCTTTGTACCATTTAGGTCCAGTTTCTCCAGTTGGTCCTTGTCTTTTACTGCCTGTGCCACGACCAGAGCAGCATCCTCAGTAATCTCACCGTACGACAGATTGAGCTCCTGTGGAACATAAAAACTATTTATTCAGAAAGGTGTCCCACGTACATacatatgcttttattttaacttcTGTAACGTCACTGTAGACTTCCACTATGTAAAACAAAAGGCGATGATAGGAGCAGCTGTAAAGTAAAGTTTTCCTTCACACGCGAGCTCCTAGATAGGTTTCTACTGCAGGTCTATTCTTTGTTGCAAATGTGAGAGAAAAACTTTCATGGTGACAACTGAGCGTGAATTAAACGAGAAGCGTCGAAGCAAACTTTTACAttaaggatttttttaaataatcaagtTAATCGATGAATCGTTACAACTCTAATACCATCGTTAACCCTGTGCCCTGTTGTCAGGATGataggggaaaaaataaatattgtccAAGCCTGCTGCCAACAACAACTTGCAACAAAGAGCTGGTAGTAGAGGGTTCCCCTCACTTACCTTGAGGATCGGCAGCCCCTCTGACACGCTCGCTGCAATCGCTTTGGCTCCTTCCGGTCGTACCAAACAGTCTCCAAAGTTTATCACCTGGATGCTCCGCAAGTGTTTCAAGGCCTGTGAAGACACAGACAGTATCTGCTGTATCAGGCTGAAAATAACCAGTACAAATGATGGTGATGCATATGTTCACTATATTCAAATCATTCTGTCCTATTTTGCAGGCACTGTACAAATGTATCTTGTGAAGGCATAACTTTAAAGAGTTATATAAACAATACAGATCTTTTCTCTGTGCCTTTTAAACCAATCAGATTCTTTTGTGCAGGTGTCAGTGAAGCAGATTTCCATGCCTTTTTCAAGACTATCCAAGATTCTTTTTCCAGGCCTgggaaatgaacattttcaaaTACTTTTCAGGTATTTCATGAGTGCACAAactctgtttaaaaaataataacaataacaactcACTTACTAGATATGCAACTACTAATCCCTTACGTATGTATACCTGAGCCATGGCGATAGCCCCCTTCTCAGTGAAGGTGTTGTCATTCAGATTGAGGATTCGAAGTCCTGGATTGTGTTGCATGGCTTCGGCCAGGGCGGTCACACCTGCGTGATTGATGCCATTCTGGGGCATGTGAACCTCCTCCATGCTGCCTATAAGCTGGAAAGACAAACTTTAATCGTACACTTTCGCTGCTTACACATAAAAGATAAAACTGTGAAGCTCTATTTTGAACCTGTCTGACAGCATAAACTGGCTGATAATTATTTATACAAAGTGGTCCAAGAATAAAACGTGTCAATCATTAAGAGAGGAATGCGAAACAGTCGTTCTGATGCATAAAAATGAAGCCTGTCAGTGAAAATCAGTCTTACCTTAAAAGCCTGAGCGAGGGCAGTGGCGCCATCGTTCTCCAGTCGGTTTCTTCCTGCAACAAACACCTTCAGGCTGAGGGGCGATCCCTCAGCGCTGGATTTTTTATGGTTGTAGATCAATGATGCAGCTAAAATCTGAGGAGTACAAAACAAGTACAGTCATAATGATCTATGATGCATCTGTCCACTTGTctggttttcatttttgatGCTTTATTCTTGACAATGACGACCTTATCCAAGAACACACATGAACACGTGTCATCTCCACACTTACCTTGCCACCTCCGATGCCCATGCCACAGTTGTTGAGCCGTAGCTCCTGCAGTGTGTAGCAGGTGGAACTCTTTAGCAGATTCTCAATGCCCTTTACTCCATCGGGTCCAAAAGCATTGTCGCTGAGGTCTAAAACTGTGAGCCTGGCACCCGCCAGCATCAGAGCATCACCCAGTGAAttctacaaaacaaaaataggaaaacaggaagtgaatcaAAACTAACCGCTTGGGAGTCAGAATTGATGTGTTATTGATAATCATGTAGTACCAGGGCAGGTGGGATCTCAGAGCGCAGGCGACCTGTAAA includes:
- the LOC134625314 gene encoding ran GTPase-activating protein 1-like isoform X1; the protein is MATDDVAQLADSLAKTGVEDGELSYKGQGRKLDDAQSVEEMVKEIQDFEGLQALRLEGNTVGVEAAQAIAKALETKSALKRCYWSDMFTGRLRSEIPPALNSLGDALMLAGARLTVLDLSDNAFGPDGVKGIENLLKSSTCYTLQELRLNNCGMGIGGGKILAASLIYNHKKSSAEGSPLSLKVFVAGRNRLENDGATALAQAFKLIGSMEEVHMPQNGINHAGVTALAEAMQHNPGLRILNLNDNTFTEKGAIAMAQALKHLRSIQVINFGDCLVRPEGAKAIAASVSEGLPILKELNLSYGEITEDAALVVAQAVKDKDQLEKLDLNGNCIGEDGCRALKVAMEAMNMSELLGSLSDDEGEPEDDDDEEDEDDDEEEDDDEEDVDEEEVEEEEEEEEEEESTGNKFSTPQSAPRPPEVSSFLSFPSPDKLLKLGPTRALLIEQQVDVSDATKTAEAFLKIASVYKEDNNEVKNAVLDSIDGLLRKAFTSSSFQGYSFVSSLLVLLGLIKSEDKVKPVIVVPGHLQALEHVVRQDYFPKESVAVLEAFMSRNNKTLESCGNAKNNLQSTLQRIRSQS
- the LOC134625314 gene encoding ran GTPase-activating protein 1-like isoform X2, which encodes MATDDVAQLADSLAKTGVEDGELSYKGQGRKLDDAQSVEEMVKEIQDFEGLQALRLEGNTVGVEAAQAIAKALETKSALKRCYWSDMFTGRLRSEIPPALNSLGDALMLAGARLTVLDLSDNAFGPDGVKGIENLLKSSTCYTLQELRLNNCGMGIGGGKILAASLIYNHKKSSAEGSPLSLKVFVAGRNRLENDGATALAQAFKLIGSMEEVHMPQNGINHAGVTALAEAMQHNPGLRILNLNDNTFTEKGAIAMAQALKHLRSIQVINFGDCLVRPEGAKAIAASVSEGLPILKELNLSYGEITEDAALVVAQAVKDKDQLEKLDLNGNCIGEDGCRALKVAMEAMNMSELLGSLSDDEGEPEDDDDEEDEDDDEEEDDDEEDVDEEEVEEEEEEEEEEESTGNKFSTPQSAPRPPEVSSFLSFPSPDKLLKLGPTRALLIEQQVDVSDATKTAEAFLKIASVYKEDNNEVKNAVLDSIDGLLRKAFTSSSFQGYSFVSSLLVLLGLIKSEDKVKPVIVVPGHLQALEHVVRQDYFPKESVAVLEAFMSR